The following are encoded in a window of Rosa chinensis cultivar Old Blush chromosome 4, RchiOBHm-V2, whole genome shotgun sequence genomic DNA:
- the LOC121052744 gene encoding cyclic nucleotide-gated ion channel 1-like, which produces MQECMQSSEEKKVATDKVQMKEQELQEWMDKNGLPEKLGKDAEKLRIEIMKKITENLKDDKNAVVQNLFSLLPWNTVKDLKLSICMSMLKKVRRLENMDERGLRLICHYLKPVTYTEKTIAFRMGEPLDSMLFIMEGIMLIYPTSTTATTTTDHQVGAANIRSPSKIRGSLENGDVYGEEQLLSWASPPDMSISYAELPILTENVKCLSEVEGFVLTAKDLKNVVSLYKLHGNYNSSSHPVEEVERSISRGTSMVRRTRINPTHGQAQIRAGTRKQIFKIQITEMSHILCEIGSILCSNQTLYVVCVRVS; this is translated from the exons ATGCAG GAGTGTATGCAATCCtccgaggaaaagaaagtggCAACTGATAAGGTTCAAATGAAAGAGCAAGAACTACAAGAATGGATGGACAAAAATGGTCTTCCTGAGAAGTTGGGCAAAGACGCTGAGAAGTTGAGGATAGAGATCATGAAAAAGATAACAGAGAACTTGAAAGACGACAAAAATGCTGTAGTACAAAACctgttctctcttcttccctgGAATACCGTAAAAGATCTCAAACTTTCTATTTGCATGAGTATGCTAAAGAAA GTACGAAGGCTCGAAAATATGGATGAAAGAGGATTGAGACTGATCTGCCACTATCTCAAGCCAGTGACCTACACTGAGAAAACAATTGCTTTTCGAATGGGAGAACCACTTGATAGCATGCTCTTTATCATGGAAGGTATTATGTTGATCTACCCGACTAGTACTACTGCTACTACTACAACTGACCATCAAGTTGGAGCAGCAAATATACGTTCCCCATCAAAAATCCGCGGGTCCCTTGAGAACGGTGATGTTTATGGAGAAGAACAACTTCTGAGTTGGGCATCACCACCCGACATGTCTATCTCTTATGCAGAGCTTCCTATCTTAACCGAAAATGTAAAATGTCTTTCAGAAGTAGAAGGCTTTGTTCTAACTGCCAAGGACTTGAAAAATGTAGTCTCCTTGTACAAGTTACATGGGAATTACAATAGTTCCAGCCATCCAGTGGAGGAGGTGGAACGTTCTATCTCAAGAGGAACATCAATGGTTCGTCGTACCCGCATTAATCCTACTCATGGCCAGGCACAGATCAGGGCGGGAACGAGGAAACAGATATTCAAGATTCAAATAACTGAAATGTCCCATATTTTGTGTGAGATTGGTTCAATTCTTTGTAGTAATCAAACATTGTACGTTGTGTGTGTGAGAGTTTCTTGA